AAACAAAGTATAAACAAAAGTTTCTTTCTTTTCATGGTTTAGTAATATCAACAAAGGTTTGATTTTTAAAAtggcataatgataaatttaatctttaatgtttatattatttgttaatttaattttttaatttttagttaagtTCGACCTTAATCTTTTTAAAAAAGGTCAAATTTGACCACCAACCTTACAAAAGAGTAgatttgttatttttaataaaaatagtaactaaaacattaaattttaaacatgacaAATTTCGTATGACAATTCACGTGcactttatgttatttttataaactttatatatagatttttaaaatatatttataatttttaaattatttgttgatataataaataagataaatagtGTCATATAAACATGAAACATATGTAAACTGTCACGTGGGTTGCCAcactaatattattaaaaattaaaattttagtaagTATTACTATtaaaaaataagttaatttttgtttttaaattaacagccaaaatttaactaaaaatatatatcaatttaacaaaaaaaatgtaATTATCTCTTTTAAAGAAAATGGATCTAAAATTAGTGGTTCCTGGAGTTTTTGTTTTTTCTCATATTTCCTCCTTATTCTTTTTGTAGAACAATGCTCCTATATTCAAGTTTCTTTAATTTCTTGGGTTCGTTTTGTTCTATATACTTGTTGCCTTGGAATGGCCAAGAACCACTAGAAATGGTCCGTTGTTGgaataaaagagagaaaaagatttAACAATGACAACATGGTTTGGGTTTTTGTCCTACACATCGTAATTTTAAGGCCAGAAATTAAGGTTGAATCTTTTAGGTTATTTATATAAgagtcaaaatttttaaaatgtttatttaggtacttaatttttataaaaataaaaattgacatAAGGACTTTTCACGCACTTCAGCTCAATGTATTTAGAACAAAATACATGACAATTGAATCAAATAttgcttgaaaataaaataaaataatagaaaaataatttgaGACCTAATATACGACATTTGAGAAGCTCTTATTTGAACACTTTCAAAAAGTTTTGACCTTTATTTGAGCACTTTGAAAGGTTTGACTTTCATTTAAGTATTTTGTAAAAAGTTACGACCTTATATGAGCATTTTGAAAGGTTTAACCTTTATGTGAGCAACCCTTAAAAGGTTAGGTCTTAATTTAAGAATTTAGCCTAATTTAAGAATAAATTACACTAGTAGTCACCCATCTATTAGGTTTATTTTTTGGTAATAAAACTATGACATGTCTCAAAAAGGTCACCTAACTATTTACAAATTTCTTTTTTAGCCACTCaattatgaaaatttacaaaatagtcactcaactattcaattttgtcttttttggtTACTAATTGGCTAATGTTGGTAGCTTTTAAAATTGGCATTATAGCAACCTTAACACTCAACATTTGCATATTGTGTAATTTAGTCTTTAgtcttttttttgtaattttgccaTTCTTTTTTACCCTTTCacctaaaaagttaaaaaaaaaatttatcaactaaatttgattgaaaaaaatacaaaaaaaaatagaaacataaaaaatccaaaacaataaatttcacttttgtcattattttaaaattaactctTAAtgtcataaagaaaataaaactgaAAAAAATACCAAACCAATGTATAAacgttgaaggttaaatttttttttaatgaagactaaattgacataatttataaatgttaagggataaatttgttattatattaattataaaagcTGATACTGTTATCCTGTTGGTGACAAAAAAGATAAAACTGAATAGTtggatgactattttgtaactatTCATAATTGGGAGActaaaaaagaaatttattacTAGTTGGGTAGCTACAATTGTAGTTTAACCTAATTTTAAAAGTGTTGTGAATCTGCCTTTGATAAAAATTCCAACAAATTCTTAATCAGGAACATGGCGGCTACTACTATTAAGAGCATCCTCAAATCGACAACAAGATCCTACCCTCATCTCTGTGATTGTATCATTGTCTGGTGCAGGGTAATAATCTTCTCTAAGTTGAACATCCCTCAGTGTCGGATTTCCCAACAGGAACATCATCAAGTGTTCATTGGCTGTTCCATGTATGAAAAGTTTCCTTAAACGCCCACACTGTGCCAACAATCCCGCTGCCGGGAGAAAAAGGCACCGTTGATTCACGTCGACGTCTTGTGCAGTCCAATAGTTGAGTTCATTGAGTGTCGAATCTTGTATTCCACTGAGGAAAAATCTCTCCCACGAGCTTAAATCTGTGTGTCCTACAGGTGCTGTAAGAGCATAACCTGTTACCCCACTGCAGTCTAAGATCATCCTTGTAAGATTTGGATAACAGGTTAAGCAACTTAACCCAAATGCATCCATGAATGGCTTTGGTTGATCCCTGCAATCGCCTTGGACTTTGATTTGTATCTCTTCTAGTGATGGGCAATCGTTTAGACCTGATAATGATAGTGGATTCAAAGACTCACCTACAGCAATCCATAGGGAAAGATATTGTAGCTTACTCCAATTTTTCAAGCTTTTTTCTTCTCCGATGATGCTTGCCCACACGCAATCTATATGGAGTTTTACTATGCGGTCTCGGATTGGTTCCAATGCTTGCAATGATGAAACTGCGTTGAGGTTTTTATAGTAAGAGATTTTCACATCAACCAACGTTTTGCGAAGATTATGAGTGAATTCCCACATCCCTTTTCTGGTGAGTTGCTTGCATCCTAGAACCTCGAACTTAGAAAGTCTATGGCAGCCATGAGAGATGGCTATCAGAGCTTTATCAGTTAAGTCAGTACAGTTCTTGATGGACAAAGATTCCAAGCCTTGGCATAAAGCGACCCCATCTGGTGGAGAGGCAATACCTCTACAGATTCCTTGGAACTGTCCCAGCTTTAAAGATTTAAGCATGGGGCATTTGGTATTAAGCAACTCCAATGCTGGCCATGTGTGTTTAACGTTGTGACAAACATCGAGAACCAGCTCTTCAAGTTGAGGCAATTTAGAAAATACGTCCCCAAGTGTAGCGAAGCTGATACTTGCATCTTCAATAAGGTTGGGTCTAACGTTGGACATTGAAGTTGAATCAGCAAGGtgaagaagagaaaggagaggacaATTTATAGCAAGAGTCAGCAAGGTTTGGTCGCTTATGAAACCAATGAATCGAGGGTTAAATATACATGTTGCCAACAATTTACGTAGGTTAGGACAACTAGCAGTAATAGACAAAAGCTCATGGGACTTGAATCCATCAGTACTTGAATCATGTTTTAAGATATTGAGATGGGAAAGAGAAGTTGCAATAGAAGGGTATGCTTGGATTACCGGTGGAAGATCTTCAGTCCAAcaataaaaatgtgaaacatcaAGTGATGAAAGCATCGGGCAATGGTCGAAAAGTGGAACTAAATCAGAACCAATAGGTGCAGCAGGCCAACGTTGATGCCAACGTACAAGCTTAACATGTTGCAAGTTAGGCCATTGGGAAGCTAAAAGATGGAGAGTTAGAGGGTTTCGGACATAAACGATGAGAGAAACAACTGAAGGAAATGCATGTCGAAGGAACTGAGCAAGTACAAGTGGGTTTGAAAACGAATCGAGAAGAGGGTATCCCCATGGGGAGAGGAAAGAAAGGTCAAGATGGGTAACAGCACGAAAGCAAGTAGGAAGGAGGAAGAGATTGCGGATATTACCGCGAAGGGTGAGGGATTTGCGAGTGGAGCGCTCGAGCAAGAGCCATTTGAGACACACGAGAGACATGGCGTTGCGTGTGCGAGTTTCAGTCTCTAAAGAGAATATGTTGGAGAGTATCACATCAGGTATATCATGGAGATGAACGTTGCTTGAAGTTCCAGCtgccattttttcttttttcgctTTTTGGAATATAACTTGAATTATTTTGCGTATGCGAACAATGGGCCTTCAAAGACAAGTGCCATAAGCTAAGATAAACGAAGATTCAAAGGAGGTCAGCTTGTTGAGGAAGATCAGTGTTGTGTGATCTGGACGAAGCTAAATATCTAtctatatatagagagagaactTGACAAGTACAGCAACTCAGTTAATACATTTCCTGCTGAAATTTTAATATTGTATAgataattaaatttgaatttaaattttcaaaaatcataCATCTTTTAACTTTATAATTAAGTTGTAGATTTGGCAAGAATGTTAGACCATAAAGAATGTATCATATCCCATTCAAATTTGGCCAGTCTCTTTTTAAGATTCCATATGACTTTATATCTATAATGATGTCATGCTTGCTTTTGGGACTCCAAAGAAACAAATCTTGATTGAACTTCAACTTATAATTAAATTGTAGATTGAGTCTTAGTTCAGTTGGTATCAATATTGTTGTCAGTACAGGAAGACGTAGGTTTAAGTGTGTTGAACCACATTATACTCCTAATTACCGATTGAGAGGAACTATGGGTAATTTTAGGCTTTGTATCAAAAATAGCAAATATAATaggaacctataatgaaattattgtaaagagatgaaaaattaaatgataaaaaccaaataaaaaatgACTATTAAAAACATTACACATAAAATTGCACATATAAAAGttctaaattattttatttttatgaaattagaAAAATCATGTGAAATTAtagttttattaataaaataataatatgtatcataataattttttattattgatgtaattatttatatgaattttctagatttatataaatatttttaattaatttttataaaaatatataatatttctaAGTCTATAAATTCGTGAAAATATTGATAAAAAGATTTTTCTAGTCCCTCTCAATATAGATATTAAGCAAATTGGTctctttacaaaaaaaaaaaaccaaagcaATTAATTCCTGTCAATTTCGAAAATGAGCAAATAAGACCAAGTAATCACAACGTTAATTTTTTTTGGTCAAATGTACATATTTTTTTTtggtataatatcaaatttagtccttaaaatttatatatcttattaattttaacaaatttaacccaGAACCTTTACACATTCTGTCAACGTTTACACAAAAGATCTAAACATTGagggttaaatttgatattatatcaatcaaaatcatgtaCACTTGATAGAAAATATTAACGTCAGTAATTAATTATTCTTAGTTGCTcacttttaaaattgataaaaattaaatcaCCTTAATTTTATTGAGATAGCTCAATTTActtaatattgaaattaaaaatactaaaaagttttttacctaaaattatttttaagtaGAGACACTTTTGCCTGTAGATAAAAGGAATATATTTATAGTAGTAGTACAAGCATCATGTCATTTTATGTACAACAACTAGGGGAGAAAAGATAAGGCAAATTTTGTCCCAATAAATCCCATTCAACCCTAATTTTTCACGAAGCATGAAAGCTCCACTGGCCGCTGAGTTAAATGGAATTTGTtggaaaaaatttataaaaaaattgtgaAACGTAAATAAATTTCGAGTCTTAAAATTGAGATAAAGAAATAGAATGGAATATAAAGTGATTAAATTGGTATTGGATTAAGACGTAAGTGGaatgtattattgttatattTTGTATCGCGAACTTTATAATATAACCTATGAATTTTATAGATTCTTTACACAGAATTTGACACATGTCTTTCAATGGATCAATGATACCATGAATCCATGGTTAGTTCACATGCACCTTTGTTAACACTAAGGCTATATGAGGATTATGGGAAAACTCAAAGTAATTAATTGGTAGTCATGCGAATATGTCTCATCTTAGGACATTACATCATCATTACTGTCAAGGATATCAAATCAGACTTCCACATTAAAATTCTTAATACGTGTAATTAAGTTTGTCCCTCAATATTAAAGAATCATGAAAACAGTTTATAGACTCACGTAGAACCTCTTGTTTTTCACAAaaattgaagttttttttttcccAATCCTCATTCCCTTTCCCTTTCATTGAAGCACTATCTTTTTTCCCTTATTCGCCTCATAAGTTaacaattatcatttttttaaaagattttcagTAAAATATCTTTGATTTATATGTAAGTGATTCCCTTATTTACCTCACAGGTTAACAAATATCATTTTTCTAAAAGATTTTCAATAAAATATCTTTGATTCTATATGTAAGTGATGGTTAGAATTAAGATAAGAACTTGTAAACCAATAAATTTGTAAAAGGAAAAAATAGAATTGGAATAAAATAATTGATAGGAAATGGGAATAAAGATGTGAAAATATTTCCACCCATACATCCCTTTTTCTTTGCAAATTGGCGTTCACATTACATTGGAGAATATTATTTAATACACAAAATAAAAACatgtgaaaatattttaatattatttataaaaaattatttaatacacAATCAGTCAATTTTTATAAAAGTTggtcatatatttcatttatataattttttaattttaaaattaattaagtacACATGTCCATTTTTTTTTTGCCATGGAATATTATGTTTCTTTTCTcaaaaaaaaatgtaaaacaCAGAGAAAAAAGTATGTTGGCTTTCATATCTACTAAACCTGTTATAGCTACAGTAGGAAAGAATGAATTAACTAAAAAGTAAAAACAAAGAAATCCTTCCAAAAGTGAAAGTGAGAATCATTCAGTGaaatattaacaaaatccaaCAATGTGAGGATAAATTCCCTAAAACCTACGACTTTGATTGATGGACCTACGTAACACATTCCACTACACGTGTTGATGGTCAATAGgggtgaaattaaaaaaaaattagggagTCAAAATTGTTGTAAATAAAATGGATGTCTATAACCCTTTTAAGCATATTAAAGTAACGAGATAAAACTCTTTATTTCATTTATGATTAGGAGATCATTAAATGGAGTAATTAAGAAAACTTAGTTTATTAAATGTAATACATTTATTAATTGACTGTAAAGGAGCTTATAAATAGCACATTGTAAGTGAAAATAAGACAATGAAAAATTCTCCCGTATTTTCATccacttttatttattgttttattaattttctatAACACATTATTAGCACAAGCTTCTACGAATTCATAATGAAGTTCACGTCATTTTGACTTTATATAATTTGCCCGTATAACTCCCGTTAAACTATATATAGTATACATATTtccataattcttttattttttttcctagaTGAAATATTTGTTTTGAGTAACATTTGCACATTTATTTTTTAACTAAAatctaataataattattatatatacatatttttttattaaaagaaatttcaattaatgtaATTTGTGTTAAGTTATTATTATGACTATTCCTCTCTATGCCAATATTtgacatatatattattatttaacaaatttggtatatataattgaattattttacgattgagaatacttattattttactaatactTTTCTATTTTGATTCAAGTGATTGTAATGTCAAATCTTGCCAAATTTGAATTTGCGGCCTTAGACTTATCAGGCAAGAATTATATTTCATGGGTGTTAGATGTTGAAATTCACCTAGATGCTAAAGGTCTAGGAAATACTATATTAGCAAATAAAGAAGCATCTAATCAAGACAAGGCAAAAGTAATGATTTTCATCCGTCATCATCTACATGAAGGATTAAAAATAGAATATCTCACTGTGAAAGACCCTCTTGAGttgtggaaaaatttgaaagaacgaTTTGACCATCAGAAAACTGTGATACTCCCTAAAGCTCGTTATGATTGGATGCACTTACGGTTGCAATATTTTAAGATTGTAAGTGAATACAATTtagaacttttcaaaattagttctCAACTAAAATTATATGGAGAAAACATAACTGATGAGGACTTGTTAgagaaaacattttcaacctttcaTGCTACTAATGTGCTTCTGCAGCAGCAATACCGTGAAAAAGGTTTTAAAAGGTATTCTGAATTGATTTCATGCCTTTTGGTGGCTAAGCAAAATAATGAGCTGTTGATAAAAAATCATGAAATTCGTCCCACTAGTTCTGCACgattccctgaagtgaatgtagCTGTAATACCCCTTACCGGTATTCGATGCCGGAACAAGgtgcgaggcattaccggacataaactcacacaatcatacaaaatcgggccataaaatttcgcccaaatttaaaatttttcattcacatgcatatcgtTCCTTGTATGGGCctttgaggcccaaaacatacattaggtgtggttcaggactaaaccgaaaactctCGGAACTTAtacaatac
The Gossypium arboreum isolate Shixiya-1 chromosome 10, ASM2569848v2, whole genome shotgun sequence genome window above contains:
- the LOC108488288 gene encoding F-box protein MAX2-like, with amino-acid sequence MAAGTSSNVHLHDIPDVILSNIFSLETETRTRNAMSLVCLKWLLLERSTRKSLTLRGNIRNLFLLPTCFRAVTHLDLSFLSPWGYPLLDSFSNPLVLAQFLRHAFPSVVSLIVYVRNPLTLHLLASQWPNLQHVKLVRWHQRWPAAPIGSDLVPLFDHCPMLSSLDVSHFYCWTEDLPPVIQAYPSIATSLSHLNILKHDSSTDGFKSHELLSITASCPNLRKLLATCIFNPRFIGFISDQTLLTLAINCPLLSLLHLADSTSMSNVRPNLIEDASISFATLGDVFSKLPQLEELVLDVCHNVKHTWPALELLNTKCPMLKSLKLGQFQGICRGIASPPDGVALCQGLESLSIKNCTDLTDKALIAISHGCHRLSKFEVLGCKQLTRKGMWEFTHNLRKTLVDVKISYYKNLNAVSSLQALEPIRDRIVKLHIDCVWASIIGEEKSLKNWSKLQYLSLWIAVGESLNPLSLSGLNDCPSLEEIQIKVQGDCRDQPKPFMDAFGLSCLTCYPNLTRMILDCSGVTGYALTAPVGHTDLSSWERFFLSGIQDSTLNELNYWTAQDVDVNQRCLFLPAAGLLAQCGRLRKLFIHGTANEHLMMFLLGNPTLRDVQLREDYYPAPDNDTITEMRVGSCCRFEDALNSSSRHVPD